Genomic DNA from Candidatus Kapaibacterium sp.:
AAATTCAACCTAATCGGATAAATAACATGGTCAAAGACAGCATGTATTATTTTACAGTTACTGTGAATGCTGATTTCCAAGGAACTATTTTGCCACAATTAAGAATTTATTCGCTTGACCGTTGCAGATTTATCAACCGATTTAATTTGAATTTAACACGAGTTACTCAACTTCAATATTCGAATTTAAGAATGAATTTCGATTCTTTAAAAGCAAATTGTATCGAAAAACCACATATTGATTCAGTTTTGACAATTATCAATCAAACTGCTAAAACGGGTACACCACAAACAATAACAATTAATTCGATTTCTAATGTTCTGACAAATGTGTTTATTATCAATCATTTACCTCTTCCCTATCAATTAGCACCCGGCGATACCTTCAGAATAAATATTCGATTTGTTTCGGGTAGATTTACAAGTGATAATTTCGATACTTTAAGAATTAATTCTACAGATATTTGCGACCCAACTAAGGCAATTCCATTGTACGGCAAGGTGAAGGAAGTGATTAGAATCGCTAAGGGTGTGAGTGAAATTCGCCTTGATTCAATCAATTTCGGGACCTCTTGTTTAGATTTCCCATCTGATGCTCCGCAATATAATTGGATGAATTTGCTGGACGAAGTTATTGATGTGATTGATATTGAGTACCCGCGCGATGTTCAAGGCAATCAACGGTTATTCCCTTTGCGATTAGACCCTGTCACGGGCTATTTACCTAATTATTTCAGATTTATACCAACACAACCCGGTTTGATGCAGGATTCGATAATAATTGTTGTGAAATCGGGCGATTGTACTATCCGAAGACCAATTTACGTGCGTGGTTACGGATTATTTGCCGATATTCAATTTGAAATCGAGAATTTGGATTTCGGTGATGTCATTGTTGGTCAAGAGAGTTTAATTGATGTTCCGGTCAAAAATAATAGCCCTGAAAATTTAAGTGTTTCATTTTATTTGAAAAAGAGCGATGTATTCTTCATTTCCGGGCAACAAACGCTTAGTATTCCGGCTGGTGCTACACGAAATATTACCGTTGGATTCAGACCAACGAGTACCACCGACTATACCGATGAACTATGCTTTTTTGAGAATCGTTGTTACGAGTCAGGTTGTATAAAAGTCAAGGGCAGAGGAATTCTCGAGCGATTTTCATTTGAACCGGAAGTCCTTAAAATTGAAAATGTTATAGCGTGTAATTCTAAAGATGGCGAAATTAAAATAATTAATCGTACATCCACAACTCAGAATTTGCGAAATATTATATTTAATAATCCAAACGGACGATTTACGATAACTGACCCGACTCAATTACCCCAACAATTGGATTTAGCTCCAGGAAGCAGTTTCACTTTTTCGATTCGCTATACACCCAACGATTTAGTCAATGATAGGAGCGATATTGCATTCATCGAATATGAAACAAATGATGGCGAAAAATGGATTATGCAAATCAGAGGCACATCGCTGACACCGAAATTATCAGTCGAATCTCCTGTTATATATGGTAAGATTGAAGTGGGCGAAACAACAGACCGGAAAATAGTTATCGAAAATGTGTCGCCATTTCCTGTAACAATCGAAACAATCAATGCTCCGGTAGGCTTTGTAATTATAGATAATCCGGTGAGATTTACCAATATTACGCTTAATTCGCGTGATACAATCCAAATTATGGTTCAGTTCAACCCGAGTGAAAGTAGATTTTATCAAGGAGATTTGGAAATCAAAATTAGCCAACCATGCGAATCGTTAAAAGCGGTTAAGCTCGAAGGCGAAGCAGAAATAATTGCATTAGAAGTGCCGTTGACTGTACTGAGTTTTGGGTTTGTCTTGCCTTGCGATTGTATCGAGCGCGAAATCAAGATGATAAATCGTTCAAAAGTTTTTGATATGGAAATTGACTCGATTTATCTGAGTGATGTTGGACTGAGCAATCCCAATGTAAGTTATTTCAGCTGGACGTCGGATTATTATCAAACAAACGGAAACCAATTGCCATTTTCGATACCTCCAGGTAAAACTGATATTTTAAGAATCAACTACTGCCCACGTGATATTCAAAATATTGATTCACTCACGCATAATATCAACATTATAATTGAATCCAAAGGCTCGTCATGGTCATCGGATTTCAGGGTATATTTGACGGGTATTCAGGCGATGCTTTACCAGAGCAACCGAGATGCAGTCCTATTTACCCCAACACGCGTTGATACAGATGCCAATCCTCAGTATGCGGAATTGAGGTTCCCGAACTATTTGCTCAATCCTTATCGCGATATTGTAATGATTGACACGATAAAATTCGTGCCCGATGAAAGAGTATTTTACGCATACGATAGTCTTAAATATGATTTGGGATTAGCCTCATACCCGTCAATTATTGATACGGGGAAAGTCACGACAATTCAATTTGGTTTCAAGCCGCGAGCTGTACGTGATTACGAAGCAAAGGCTGAAATCACACTTCGCAAAATCCGACCAAATGGTGAATGTGTTTTCATGGACACAACAATTTATTTGAGTGGAAGCGGATTTGCACCTGCTTTTGGATTATCGTTTCATTTTGGGAGCAATTTCTCCAAACAAGACACATTCCGTGTTATTACATGCGAAGAAATCACAATTCCGGTTTATTCTTCGCGAGATTTCCCTGCTGAAATCGTTGACATCAATTTTCAATTGGATTACGACACAACAAAATTGGAATACATCGGGCACAATTCACAGTATCTGAGCTCGCCTTGCAAAGGTTATACACCATTAATAACGCACAATCAAAATGAATTTGGCAGCAATTTGTTGCTCAAGAATTTCTGCTTTGTGGATTCGATTCGTCCTGTCGCAGAACTCAGATTCCGCCCCAAACAGAACACCCGTGATACAATGCTCGTTCGATTAGACACAATGAATTTTGATACCGAAGAGGTAATTCTTTATCATATAATTGCAGCTTTGGACGAAGCAGTGCTTATAATCCAACAGCCCGAATTGGAAATTTTGCCGAGTGATCTATTCTTGACGATGGATTATGACAGTGTGCGGGTCTTGGATTGCAGAGATTTGACTTTCTCCGTCCGAAATATCGGCGATGTACCGATTAGCGGCTTTGACGTTTTGCAATTGCAAAGCTATTATGAAGTTGTATCATATTTACCGGACAAAAATGATATGATTGATGTAGGAGATTCAGTCACGGTGACAATAAGATTTTGCCCGCGAAATACGGGACAATATGGCTCAATGTTCAATTTTATATCATCATTGCCTTGTACTATCAACGATTCGGCGATGGTGACAGGGATTGGCTATGCGCCGATTTTCAATCCGATTTACTATATAAATGATACATACATAAGTCCAGACACGATATATTCTAAATTGGGAGATACAATATTAATCCCTATATATTTGGATAAAAATTTTGCTGATACGATTTACGGAAATGTGCATATTATCAAGGACTTAGACTTCGCAGTTAATATGACTTATAACCCTCGCTCGATGAAATATCTGAGCACAGATTACACTATTTCGGGATTAGATGATATTGAATATCGTCACGGTGATTTGAA
This window encodes:
- a CDS encoding T9SS type A sorting domain-containing protein; its protein translation is MKIFTFILVFLILSINAYAQRAECDLDLNCIGRAITFSQSSGKQAHYVDVENTPSQEKITDKMTVEMWIKPERQAGKVQYIAGFWGPANDVNDVWVMYINPNDEFVFEINSPTTNLLSTDNTIAKANVAGLYDTWYHVAGVFEGATQTIKLYIDGNLRNFARNNSYPTTRLRIAQNPELTMKIGNTNAYSNDENMNRTFLGQIDEVRIWSRTFTDAEIFCNRNRSLNWNIPDLIVHYRCNEEVGKFILCDASNNGNTGYGRSGAVIQNSNRPIQRTIFTESLDRPVPFIDTLDCKSPRTYRFAVWDTSSCGKSVIIDLVNTDFAAGFQIQPNRINNMVKDSMYYFTVTVNADFQGTILPQLRIYSLDRCRFINRFNLNLTRVTQLQYSNLRMNFDSLKANCIEKPHIDSVLTIINQTAKTGTPQTITINSISNVLTNVFIINHLPLPYQLAPGDTFRINIRFVSGRFTSDNFDTLRINSTDICDPTKAIPLYGKVKEVIRIAKGVSEIRLDSINFGTSCLDFPSDAPQYNWMNLLDEVIDVIDIEYPRDVQGNQRLFPLRLDPVTGYLPNYFRFIPTQPGLMQDSIIIVVKSGDCTIRRPIYVRGYGLFADIQFEIENLDFGDVIVGQESLIDVPVKNNSPENLSVSFYLKKSDVFFISGQQTLSIPAGATRNITVGFRPTSTTDYTDELCFFENRCYESGCIKVKGRGILERFSFEPEVLKIENVIACNSKDGEIKIINRTSTTQNLRNIIFNNPNGRFTITDPTQLPQQLDLAPGSSFTFSIRYTPNDLVNDRSDIAFIEYETNDGEKWIMQIRGTSLTPKLSVESPVIYGKIEVGETTDRKIVIENVSPFPVTIETINAPVGFVIIDNPVRFTNITLNSRDTIQIMVQFNPSESRFYQGDLEIKISQPCESLKAVKLEGEAEIIALEVPLTVLSFGFVLPCDCIEREIKMINRSKVFDMEIDSIYLSDVGLSNPNVSYFSWTSDYYQTNGNQLPFSIPPGKTDILRINYCPRDIQNIDSLTHNINIIIESKGSSWSSDFRVYLTGIQAMLYQSNRDAVLFTPTRVDTDANPQYAELRFPNYLLNPYRDIVMIDTIKFVPDERVFYAYDSLKYDLGLASYPSIIDTGKVTTIQFGFKPRAVRDYEAKAEITLRKIRPNGECVFMDTTIYLSGSGFAPAFGLSFHFGSNFSKQDTFRVITCEEITIPVYSSRDFPAEIVDINFQLDYDTTKLEYIGHNSQYLSSPCKGYTPLITHNQNEFGSNLLLKNFCFVDSIRPVAELRFRPKQNTRDTMLVRLDTMNFDTEEVILYHIIAALDEAVLIIQQPELEILPSDLFLTMDYDSVRVLDCRDLTFSVRNIGDVPISGFDVLQLQSYYEVVSYLPDKNDMIDVGDSVTVTIRFCPRNTGQYGSMFNFISSLPCTINDSAMVTGIGYAPIFNPIYYINDTYISPDTIYSKLGDTILIPIYLDKNFADTIYGNVHIIKDLDFAVNMTYNPRSMKYLSTDYTISGLDDIEYRHGDLNYVFAGVDNLSRGKIAESRFLVTVPDFTFSGINLNSSGYTTDSIMFFDIVPLESFFYISTSDSCGIDSLIFGQTPNAVFPNPAKDFIHIPDYVGDYEIFDLLGRKIISGFTKGEAINIHQINQGFYIIRYDGKTEKLIVN